Proteins encoded together in one Fimbriiglobus ruber window:
- the plsY gene encoding glycerol-3-phosphate 1-O-acyltransferase PlsY, translating to MPPAVLDTLLCVGAYLVGAVPFGYLVARARGVDLFKAGSGNIGATNVARTLGRKYGVLVFALDFLKGAGPVAAVVPLARAIDPDAATDAGAAAFLRVGAAALAFLGHLFPVFLGFRGGKGVATGAGAVCVLVPIPAAAAVAAWATVALATRYVSLASLCAAAALVIVWLAASPDPFGRGQLTITAFLIVGVAVVVVKHRANIRRLLAGTENQIGDGPMRDKLAKGIHILALGMWFGGAGFFNFVAAPAIFESFRTVAADGPSDRTAYQSIAPVTASEEEKKALASALAGAAVGPVFPKYFLMQSVCAGMALVTAFGWCAADGGRRIHKLRVAVLALATACVAVGWPLSNYVSQLRLERFHPDAATAAAAKEAFAAWHLLSLGLSCVTVLLAGVALAMAVQLPERREPK from the coding sequence ATGCCGCCTGCCGTTCTCGACACACTTCTTTGCGTCGGAGCCTATCTGGTCGGCGCGGTGCCGTTCGGCTACCTCGTGGCCCGGGCGCGGGGCGTCGATTTATTTAAAGCGGGCAGCGGGAACATCGGGGCGACCAACGTCGCCCGCACGCTCGGGCGCAAGTACGGCGTCCTCGTGTTCGCACTCGATTTTTTGAAAGGGGCGGGGCCGGTCGCGGCCGTCGTTCCGTTAGCCCGAGCCATCGACCCGGACGCCGCGACCGACGCCGGCGCGGCGGCCTTCCTCCGCGTCGGCGCGGCGGCCTTGGCATTTCTCGGGCACCTGTTCCCCGTCTTCCTCGGTTTCCGGGGGGGGAAGGGCGTGGCCACGGGAGCCGGGGCCGTTTGCGTGCTGGTCCCCATACCAGCCGCTGCGGCCGTCGCCGCGTGGGCCACGGTCGCCCTCGCCACCCGCTACGTGTCGCTCGCCTCACTCTGTGCCGCGGCCGCTCTGGTCATCGTGTGGCTGGCCGCGTCTCCGGACCCATTCGGCCGCGGGCAATTGACAATTACGGCGTTTTTGATCGTCGGGGTGGCGGTCGTTGTCGTTAAACACAGGGCGAACATTCGCCGGCTGTTGGCCGGCACGGAAAACCAGATCGGGGACGGGCCGATGCGGGACAAGCTGGCGAAGGGGATACACATCCTGGCTCTCGGGATGTGGTTCGGGGGCGCGGGGTTCTTCAACTTCGTGGCCGCCCCGGCCATTTTCGAGTCCTTCCGAACGGTCGCAGCCGACGGCCCGTCCGACCGGACCGCGTACCAATCGATCGCCCCGGTCACCGCCAGCGAAGAGGAAAAGAAAGCGCTCGCGTCGGCCTTGGCGGGCGCGGCGGTCGGGCCGGTTTTCCCGAAATACTTTTTGATGCAATCGGTGTGTGCCGGGATGGCCCTGGTGACCGCTTTCGGGTGGTGCGCCGCGGACGGGGGCCGCCGCATACACAAGTTGCGAGTAGCCGTTCTGGCGCTGGCCACGGCGTGCGTAGCCGTCGGGTGGCCGCTCTCGAATTACGTCAGCCAGTTGCGGCTCGAACGGTTCCACCCCGACGCCGCCACGGCCGCGGCGGCGAAAGAAGCTTTCGCCGCCTGGCACCTGCTCAGTCTGGGACTGAGTTGCGTGACCGTGCTACTCGCCGGAGTCGCCCTGGCGATGGCCGTGCAACTGCCGGAGCGGCGGGAACCAAAATAG
- a CDS encoding lipopolysaccharide kinase InaA family protein: MTPTTPIAGTVSPDFATPWRRLARGRSVVHSDPDWDALAGAGWVARIMSEEVTDRAHAKQGRSIGRWTLTRGGRTLVVYLKRHYVLPRRLGLLAALFPSQPWSPGLEEWRNLAWAQANGIPVPRTAAVGELRGPWGRLQSFLATEELTDMLPLHEAIPRARDRMPAEAFVTWKRGLLAELARLSREFHRRGAFHQDLYLCHFYVADADIGRSPTEWAGRVVVIDFHRLAHRKIWAWWWQAKDLGQLLYSTFDVPGVTDDDRRRFWALYRGGDWSGSSPPPEWVARVARRRARRYEQHNAKVRARIAG, translated from the coding sequence ATGACACCCACGACTCCGATCGCCGGCACGGTCTCCCCCGACTTCGCGACGCCCTGGCGTCGGCTGGCCCGCGGCCGGTCGGTCGTCCACAGTGACCCGGACTGGGACGCGCTGGCCGGGGCCGGGTGGGTGGCCCGAATCATGTCGGAAGAGGTCACCGACCGGGCCCACGCCAAGCAGGGGAGATCGATCGGCCGGTGGACGCTGACGCGGGGCGGACGAACGCTCGTGGTCTATTTGAAGCGCCACTACGTCCTCCCACGCCGCTTAGGACTGTTGGCGGCCCTGTTCCCATCCCAGCCGTGGTCGCCGGGTTTGGAAGAGTGGCGGAACCTGGCCTGGGCTCAGGCGAACGGGATTCCCGTCCCGCGGACCGCGGCGGTCGGCGAGTTGCGCGGGCCGTGGGGGCGGCTACAGAGCTTCCTCGCGACCGAGGAACTCACGGACATGCTCCCGCTGCACGAGGCCATCCCCCGCGCCCGGGATCGGATGCCGGCGGAGGCGTTCGTGACGTGGAAGCGCGGGCTGCTCGCCGAACTCGCACGGTTGTCCCGCGAATTCCACCGCCGCGGTGCCTTCCACCAGGATCTTTACCTGTGCCACTTTTACGTCGCGGACGCCGACATCGGTCGGTCCCCGACCGAGTGGGCCGGGCGGGTCGTGGTGATCGACTTCCACCGCCTGGCACACCGTAAAATCTGGGCGTGGTGGTGGCAGGCGAAGGATCTCGGACAGCTGCTGTATTCGACGTTCGACGTGCCGGGCGTCACGGATGACGACCGGCGGCGGTTTTGGGCGCTCTACCGCGGTGGCGACTGGTCCGGGTCGTCCCCGCCCCCTGAGTGGGTGGCGCGGGTGGCCCGGAGGCGGGCGCGCCGGTACGAGCAGCACAACGCCAAGGTCCGGGCGAGGATCGCGGGGTGA
- a CDS encoding PSD1 and planctomycete cytochrome C domain-containing protein yields MRHILSLALLALALALAPARAADPKVSFARDVLPILSDACFQCHGPDAKARKADLRLDTKDAALRKKDPVIVPGKSRESELIRRLVTGDADEVMPPPRSKKTLTAKQIDTLKTWVDQGADWGKHWAFEKVERPAVPSVANPKFVVRNPIDAFVLAKLDREGLAPNTEAAKQTLIRRVTLELTGLPPTPKEVADFLADQSPDAYEKVVDRLLASPRYGERMAWEWLDAARYADSNGYQGDGERTMWPWRDWVVRALNADMPFDQFTVWQLAGDQLPNATTEQKLATGFLRNHMINGEGGRIAEENRIDYVMDMAETTGTVWLGLTFNCCRCHDHKFDPLAQKEYYGLFAFFNQTAVNGGGGNPQTAPVVELRTPEDDAKLKDVGEKIAATSGKLDALEAILFSREKGKPASDAVKVKDVPKEIKDALARRPTDRSRDQLGKLEKQFAPREQTYGELLADLSRYVGTRDDLNRKVPRVMVMEDQSTPRDTFLLTKGLYNKPADKVSAVVPAVLGGLPAGVPRNRLALARWLVSPDNPLTARVTVNRYWQQVFGTGLVKTVEDFGVQGERPVNQELLDWLATEFVNPTAATGPAPAAWSVKHLLRLIVTSSAYRQSSKVTPVLAERDPLNRLLARGPRSRMPSWMIRDQALAASGLLVGTMGGVGVNGYQPSGVWEEATFGQKRYTQDHGDALYRRSLYTFWRRIIAPTEFFDTATRQTCTVKQVRTNTPLQALATLNDTTYVEAARALAGRVLAATPDDAGRIAQATRLVIARDPTPEETQILLAGLKRLRSQYAADPAAAKKLLAVGESKRDEKLDPVDQAAFTALCTIILNLDEALTKE; encoded by the coding sequence ATGCGCCACATTCTCTCGCTCGCGCTCCTCGCCCTCGCCCTCGCGCTCGCCCCGGCGCGGGCAGCGGACCCGAAAGTCTCCTTCGCCCGAGACGTGCTGCCGATCCTCTCGGACGCTTGCTTCCAGTGTCACGGGCCGGACGCCAAGGCGCGGAAAGCCGACCTGCGGCTCGACACCAAGGACGCCGCACTGCGCAAAAAAGACCCGGTCATCGTTCCCGGGAAGAGCCGGGAGAGCGAACTGATCCGCCGGCTCGTCACGGGCGACGCGGATGAAGTCATGCCGCCGCCCAGGTCCAAGAAAACGCTCACCGCGAAGCAAATCGACACCCTCAAGACCTGGGTCGATCAAGGTGCCGATTGGGGCAAACACTGGGCGTTCGAGAAGGTGGAACGACCGGCTGTGCCGTCGGTCGCGAACCCGAAGTTTGTCGTCCGCAACCCGATCGATGCCTTCGTTCTCGCGAAACTCGACCGCGAAGGACTCGCGCCGAACACTGAAGCGGCAAAGCAAACCCTCATCCGCCGCGTCACGCTCGAACTGACCGGCCTGCCGCCGACGCCGAAAGAAGTCGCGGACTTTCTCGCGGACCAGTCGCCCGACGCTTACGAGAAGGTCGTCGACCGCCTGCTCGCTTCGCCGCGGTACGGCGAGCGCATGGCGTGGGAGTGGTTGGACGCCGCCCGGTACGCGGACAGCAACGGTTACCAGGGCGATGGCGAGCGGACGATGTGGCCGTGGCGGGACTGGGTAGTCAGGGCGCTGAACGCGGACATGCCGTTCGACCAGTTCACCGTCTGGCAGCTCGCGGGCGACCAACTCCCGAACGCCACCACCGAGCAGAAACTCGCGACCGGCTTTCTTCGCAACCACATGATCAACGGCGAAGGCGGCCGCATCGCGGAAGAGAACCGGATCGACTACGTGATGGACATGGCCGAGACCACCGGCACCGTCTGGCTGGGGCTCACCTTCAACTGCTGCCGGTGCCATGACCACAAGTTCGACCCGCTAGCCCAAAAAGAGTATTACGGGCTGTTCGCATTCTTCAACCAGACGGCGGTCAACGGCGGCGGCGGCAACCCACAGACCGCGCCTGTCGTCGAACTTCGCACACCGGAGGACGACGCGAAACTAAAAGACGTCGGCGAGAAAATCGCCGCGACGTCCGGAAAGCTCGACGCCCTGGAAGCGATCCTGTTCTCCCGCGAGAAGGGCAAGCCGGCTTCGGACGCGGTCAAAGTGAAGGATGTGCCCAAAGAAATCAAAGATGCTCTGGCCCGCCGGCCGACTGACCGGTCCCGCGACCAACTCGGGAAGCTTGAAAAACAGTTCGCTCCACGCGAGCAAACGTACGGCGAATTGCTCGCCGATCTGTCGCGGTACGTCGGCACCCGCGATGACTTGAACCGCAAGGTTCCGCGGGTCATGGTGATGGAAGACCAATCGACCCCGCGGGACACATTCCTGCTCACCAAGGGCTTGTACAATAAGCCGGCCGACAAGGTTTCGGCCGTGGTCCCGGCGGTCCTCGGCGGTCTCCCCGCCGGTGTGCCGCGGAACCGCCTCGCCTTGGCCAGGTGGCTCGTCTCGCCCGACAACCCGCTCACTGCGCGGGTGACGGTGAACCGGTACTGGCAGCAGGTGTTCGGGACTGGTTTGGTGAAGACGGTCGAGGACTTCGGCGTCCAGGGCGAGCGGCCGGTGAACCAGGAATTGCTCGACTGGCTGGCGACCGAGTTCGTGAACCCGACGGCCGCGACCGGCCCCGCGCCCGCGGCGTGGTCGGTCAAGCACCTCCTCCGATTAATCGTGACGAGTTCCGCGTACCGCCAGTCGTCGAAGGTGACGCCCGTGCTGGCCGAGCGCGACCCGCTGAACCGGCTGCTCGCCCGCGGGCCGCGATCGCGGATGCCGTCGTGGATGATCCGCGATCAGGCGCTGGCGGCGAGCGGGCTACTCGTCGGTACGATGGGCGGCGTGGGCGTGAACGGGTATCAGCCGTCGGGCGTGTGGGAGGAAGCGACGTTCGGCCAAAAGCGGTACACCCAGGACCACGGCGACGCCCTCTACCGCCGGAGCCTATACACGTTCTGGCGGCGAATCATCGCCCCGACCGAGTTTTTCGACACGGCCACGCGGCAGACGTGTACGGTCAAGCAGGTCCGCACCAATACGCCGCTCCAGGCACTCGCCACGCTGAACGATACGACCTACGTCGAGGCGGCGCGGGCGCTGGCCGGGCGCGTGCTAGCCGCCACACCGGATGACGCCGGCCGGATCGCCCAGGCCACCCGACTGGTGATCGCCCGCGAC
- a CDS encoding PAS domain-containing protein produces MLRTIPYPTGSSHDDYFRLAVDAVPQPIWVTGPGGVDDYFNRATAEYTGLGIGAPPPHGTGWQSVVFARDLPTARAVWEEAIETGHPFEFEARVRRADGEYRWHKLRGLRQRRPDGQPHKWFITATDVEDYKRSENLLAIQKSVLESVATSTPLVQILTVLTVALEGQAEGMLCSVLLLSEDGKTLCQATGPSLPAEYHRAINGVEIGPNVGSCGTAAWRQRQVIVTDIATDPLWADYRDLALGHGLRSCWSTPVFGRDKRVLATFGMYYRVPRSPSPHELRLIEVATDLVAVAVERRRDEARIRDREELLQSVIAHIPCGVFWKDRNSVFLGGNDRVARDHGLPTTAQLVGRTDHDLPVEAEEAAFYQACDRKVMETGVPLLNIEETQTRAGGQKANLITSKVPLRDTSGMVVGVVGTYFDVTEQKRLEEQLRQSQKMEAIGRLAGGVAHDFNNLLTVINGNCDLALSTLPDDSPCRVLVEEIGTAGERAAALTGQLLAFSRKQFLQQKLLDVNVLVNDMEKMLRRTIGEDVDLVADLTRDPMWVKADPGQLGQVILNLAVNARDAMPTGGRLRIETAREVFDANDGTRRPPNLRPGSYVRLTVSDAGCGMTDDVVAHLFEPFFTTKPDGHGSGLGLATAYGIVRGHGGHIDVESRFGAGTMVRVYLPAVSHSPPRESPAGDTRATPRGTETILVVEDEDGLRRLAQRFLERLGYTVLVAADGQQAIETYGRIGQRVDLVLTDVVMPRVGGRELAKQLEGANAGVRVLFMSGYTNDGLVRHDIESRRVDFIRKPFNIVTLAQKVREVLDAPRDRLPSADDRS; encoded by the coding sequence ATGCTTCGTACCATTCCCTATCCGACCGGCAGCAGTCACGACGACTACTTCCGGCTTGCGGTTGACGCCGTCCCGCAGCCGATCTGGGTGACCGGCCCGGGGGGAGTGGACGATTATTTCAACCGGGCGACCGCGGAGTACACCGGACTCGGAATCGGGGCGCCACCGCCGCACGGGACGGGATGGCAGTCGGTCGTCTTCGCGCGAGACTTGCCGACCGCCCGGGCCGTTTGGGAAGAGGCGATCGAGACGGGCCACCCGTTCGAGTTTGAAGCCCGGGTCCGGCGGGCCGATGGCGAGTACCGTTGGCATAAACTCCGCGGTCTACGGCAGCGGCGGCCGGACGGACAACCGCACAAATGGTTCATTACCGCCACCGACGTCGAAGACTATAAGCGGTCCGAAAACCTCCTGGCTATTCAAAAGAGCGTCCTCGAATCTGTCGCCACGTCGACACCGCTTGTCCAAATATTGACAGTTTTGACAGTCGCCCTGGAGGGGCAGGCCGAAGGCATGTTGTGTTCCGTGCTGTTATTGAGCGAGGACGGCAAAACGCTGTGCCAGGCGACCGGCCCGAGTCTACCGGCCGAGTACCATCGGGCCATCAACGGGGTGGAAATCGGCCCCAACGTCGGCTCCTGCGGGACGGCCGCCTGGCGGCAGCGGCAGGTCATCGTGACCGACATCGCCACCGACCCGCTCTGGGCCGACTACCGGGATCTCGCGCTCGGCCACGGCTTACGGTCGTGCTGGTCGACCCCGGTCTTCGGGCGGGACAAGCGGGTTCTCGCGACGTTCGGCATGTATTACCGCGTGCCCCGGTCCCCGTCGCCGCACGAACTCCGCCTGATCGAGGTGGCGACCGATCTGGTGGCTGTCGCCGTCGAGCGGCGGCGGGACGAGGCCCGCATCCGGGACCGCGAGGAACTCCTTCAAAGCGTCATCGCCCACATCCCCTGCGGCGTCTTCTGGAAGGACCGCAACTCGGTTTTCCTCGGGGGGAACGACCGGGTCGCCCGCGACCACGGCCTGCCGACCACAGCCCAGTTGGTCGGGCGAACGGACCACGACCTGCCGGTCGAGGCGGAAGAGGCCGCTTTCTACCAGGCGTGCGACCGCAAGGTCATGGAAACCGGCGTCCCGTTGCTAAATATCGAGGAGACGCAGACGCGGGCGGGCGGGCAGAAAGCGAACCTGATAACCAGCAAGGTGCCCCTCCGCGACACGAGCGGAATGGTGGTCGGGGTCGTCGGTACGTACTTCGACGTGACCGAGCAGAAGCGGCTCGAAGAGCAGCTGCGGCAGTCCCAAAAGATGGAAGCGATCGGGCGCCTGGCGGGCGGGGTCGCGCACGACTTCAACAACTTGTTGACTGTCATCAACGGGAACTGCGATCTGGCGCTGAGTACACTCCCGGACGACTCCCCGTGCCGGGTCCTGGTCGAGGAGATCGGGACGGCCGGCGAGCGGGCCGCCGCGCTTACCGGGCAACTGCTCGCGTTCAGCCGGAAACAGTTCCTCCAGCAAAAACTGCTCGACGTCAACGTCCTCGTCAACGACATGGAGAAGATGCTCCGGCGGACGATCGGCGAGGACGTCGACCTGGTCGCCGACCTGACCCGCGACCCGATGTGGGTGAAGGCCGACCCGGGCCAGTTGGGGCAGGTGATCCTCAACCTGGCCGTGAACGCCCGGGACGCGATGCCGACCGGCGGGCGGTTGCGCATCGAAACGGCCCGGGAAGTGTTCGACGCGAACGACGGTACGCGCCGCCCGCCCAACTTGCGGCCCGGCTCGTACGTCCGGCTGACCGTGTCCGACGCCGGGTGCGGGATGACCGACGACGTGGTAGCCCACCTGTTCGAGCCGTTTTTCACGACCAAGCCGGACGGCCACGGGTCCGGCCTGGGGCTGGCGACGGCCTACGGGATCGTTCGTGGGCACGGGGGCCACATCGACGTCGAGAGCCGGTTCGGGGCCGGGACGATGGTCCGCGTCTACCTCCCGGCGGTCTCCCACAGTCCGCCCCGCGAGAGTCCGGCGGGCGACACCCGCGCCACACCGCGCGGGACGGAAACCATCCTCGTCGTCGAAGACGAAGACGGGCTGCGCCGGCTCGCCCAGCGCTTCCTCGAACGGCTCGGGTACACGGTCCTGGTCGCGGCCGACGGGCAGCAAGCGATCGAGACGTACGGCCGGATCGGGCAGCGGGTCGACCTCGTCCTCACGGATGTGGTCATGCCCCGCGTCGGCGGGCGGGAGCTGGCCAAACAGTTGGAGGGGGCGAACGCGGGGGTCCGGGTGTTGTTCATGTCCGGGTACACGAATGACGGACTCGTCCGCCACGACATCGAATCCCGCCGCGTCGACTTCATCCGGAAACCGTTCAACATCGTCACGCTGGCCCAGAAAGTTCGTGAGGTTCTCGACGCCCCCCGGGACCGTTTGCCGTCCGCCGACGACCGCTCGTAA
- a CDS encoding Yae1 family protein — MTSKPYDPTLKALAETAPESWPAFFGNPGPTEIIDSDIATVSGAADKVLRVRADPPYLLHLEFVAGHDAAMLPAKIHARNALLDLRHKLLVQSVVVLLRPESDSPQLTGTYVRQFSRKKRYLEFGYDVIRVWLLTPNARLSGGLALLPLAPISAVTEPELPGIIERMADLLSAPGARDEAPVIWASAYILAGLRYSPAMAAKLFRGVVSMRESATYQVILKEGREEGLRKGREEGREEGREEGMEEGMEKGAAIEARKLLRIFGESKLGELGARTEQAIDQIHELSKLEELCTRIAVVSSWEELLEKPAPRRNRQKKQP; from the coding sequence GTGACGAGCAAGCCTTACGACCCGACCCTCAAGGCTCTGGCCGAAACGGCTCCCGAGTCCTGGCCTGCCTTCTTCGGGAACCCCGGGCCCACCGAGATCATCGATTCCGATATCGCCACCGTTTCGGGGGCCGCCGACAAGGTTCTTCGGGTCCGCGCCGACCCGCCCTACCTGCTACACCTGGAATTCGTCGCCGGCCACGACGCGGCCATGCTCCCGGCCAAAATCCACGCCCGCAACGCGCTCCTGGACCTCCGCCACAAGTTGCTCGTTCAGAGTGTTGTCGTGTTGCTCCGACCCGAATCCGATTCCCCGCAGCTCACGGGCACCTATGTCCGCCAGTTCTCCCGGAAAAAGCGTTACCTGGAGTTCGGGTACGACGTGATTCGGGTGTGGCTGCTGACGCCGAACGCGCGCCTCTCGGGTGGTCTCGCTTTACTGCCCTTGGCGCCCATCAGCGCAGTGACAGAGCCGGAACTCCCGGGCATAATAGAGAGGATGGCGGACTTGCTGAGCGCCCCTGGGGCTCGCGATGAAGCGCCGGTAATTTGGGCATCAGCCTACATTTTGGCCGGCCTTCGGTACTCGCCCGCAATGGCCGCGAAACTGTTCCGAGGAGTTGTTTCCATGCGCGAATCCGCGACCTACCAAGTCATTCTGAAAGAGGGAAGGGAAGAGGGATTAAGGAAGGGGAGGGAAGAAGGGAGGGAAGAAGGGAGGGAAGAGGGGATGGAAGAGGGGATGGAAAAGGGAGCAGCAATCGAGGCTCGCAAGCTACTACGTATCTTCGGAGAAAGCAAACTCGGCGAGCTGGGCGCGCGGACCGAGCAGGCCATTGACCAAATCCACGAGTTGTCCAAACTCGAAGAATTGTGTACCCGAATTGCTGTCGTGAGCAGCTGGGAGGAATTGCTGGAAAAGCCCGCGCCACGTCGGAATCGTCAAAAGAAGCAGCCTTGA
- a CDS encoding glycosyltransferase family 4 protein translates to MDIALCYESVLPSRGGAETYIGDLARRLARDGHAVHLYACRWDAAALPAATHYHRLDVPKGPRFRRPWLFAAACAEALTHARHDVSVGFDKTWGQDVLYPQGGLHAASRHHNLLKFDSRIARIVAAAGKLFDPAAWSFAELERKQYLGPKKPLIVVNSRMVRGHFEQFYGVAPDTLRVVHSAIDPLRFVAEDRPKRRQAERDTWGVSPDEPVGLFVAMNYRLKGLAPLIRAVAAVPRNRRFRIAVVGHPKFAKYERLARRLGVGDRLLFLGFRSDPKDAYFAADFLVHPTFYDPCSLVALEALACGLPVITTRYNGASELLTVPATGFVIDDPHDAQAFAAVIDQVLDPGYRRSASQAARYAANHWTFEQHYRALLDVFGEIRAAKRAA, encoded by the coding sequence ATGGATATTGCCCTCTGCTACGAGTCCGTTCTGCCGTCCCGCGGGGGCGCGGAGACGTACATCGGCGACCTCGCCCGGCGGCTCGCCCGCGACGGCCACGCCGTCCACCTGTACGCCTGCCGGTGGGACGCGGCGGCGCTGCCCGCCGCCACCCACTACCACCGCCTGGACGTACCAAAAGGACCACGGTTCCGGCGGCCGTGGCTGTTCGCGGCGGCGTGCGCGGAGGCTCTGACCCACGCCCGGCACGACGTCTCGGTCGGGTTCGACAAGACGTGGGGGCAGGACGTACTCTACCCGCAGGGCGGGTTACACGCCGCGAGCCGACATCACAACCTCTTAAAATTCGATTCCCGCATCGCCAGGATCGTGGCCGCGGCCGGAAAGCTCTTCGACCCGGCGGCGTGGTCGTTCGCCGAGCTGGAACGCAAGCAGTACCTCGGGCCGAAAAAGCCCCTGATTGTGGTGAACAGCCGGATGGTTCGCGGGCACTTCGAGCAGTTCTATGGGGTCGCGCCCGACACCCTCCGCGTCGTACACAGCGCGATCGACCCGCTCCGGTTCGTGGCCGAGGACCGGCCGAAACGCCGGCAGGCCGAACGGGATACGTGGGGGGTGTCGCCGGACGAACCGGTCGGCCTGTTCGTGGCGATGAACTACCGGCTCAAGGGGCTCGCCCCGCTCATCCGTGCGGTCGCCGCCGTTCCCCGCAATCGGCGCTTCCGGATCGCCGTGGTCGGGCACCCGAAGTTCGCCAAATACGAACGGCTCGCGCGCCGCCTCGGAGTCGGCGACCGCCTTCTGTTCCTCGGCTTCCGCTCGGACCCGAAGGACGCGTACTTCGCCGCCGACTTCCTGGTCCACCCGACGTTCTACGACCCGTGTTCGCTCGTCGCCCTGGAAGCTTTGGCATGCGGATTGCCAGTGATCACGACGCGGTACAACGGGGCCAGCGAGTTACTGACCGTTCCGGCCACGGGTTTTGTGATCGACGACCCGCACGACGCGCAGGCTTTCGCCGCCGTGATCGATCAGGTACTCGATCCTGGCTATCGGCGGTCGGCATCGCAAGCCGCTCGCTACGCGGCCAACCACTGGACATTCGAGCAGCACTATCGGGCACTGCTGGACGTGTTCGGCGAAATCCGCGCGGCGAAACGAGCCGCCTGA
- a CDS encoding phosphotransferase, with amino-acid sequence MPVSLFRLLDPAPAHDAPPPATEEGKREEKLVAGLTSSHLVGGQREEPLPASDGGFITFHPRYERFLRRVGVSSPAAALALRGEVVCGHPDRHVARVELRSGDARRVVYVKREHVIGLRTRVKNRFAGFGPVARSEREAMTLRRLEEAGHLGPQWLAYGEDGAGRGFLIVDELPGAELRTVLGESTLSADDRRDLATRAGRTIAELHACGFGTPELAAKHVFVNWKSLAVTLVDWQSAGVPGAITDADRVRQLALLHATLPDALADPRERLRFVWAYRRVMRGTTADAPRFGLFVRAILARAKYLRARSSVRDQRTGTTGRNPGRLVWLAGEAVCVVPDLADVWPTPAVCAPFYPSETAPEAVPQEWVTFPGGRRGMLARFDSVEPVARAVAAVRERPWRSPGATAARILFHLDRYGIPAPKLLAFGQRLTSATRAESFVLYDPAPETVPVATLARQRADDPAERRNLLRRCGSILRALHDAGVRPMKNGGPVFAARVGPEPSLVVASPLAVRLAKRVAAVARRADVRWLCTGELGSLSRAERGQVVRGYLGDQWSDRRGRKALLRGIV; translated from the coding sequence ATGCCGGTTAGCCTGTTCCGCCTGCTCGACCCCGCACCGGCGCATGACGCGCCGCCACCGGCGACCGAGGAAGGGAAACGTGAAGAGAAGTTGGTCGCGGGACTAACCTCGTCTCACCTCGTTGGAGGACAGCGGGAAGAACCACTTCCCGCTTCCGACGGGGGCTTCATCACCTTTCACCCCCGGTACGAGCGGTTCTTGCGCCGGGTCGGCGTGAGCTCGCCGGCCGCCGCCCTTGCCCTCCGCGGCGAGGTCGTTTGCGGCCACCCGGACCGGCACGTCGCGCGGGTCGAACTGCGTTCGGGTGACGCCCGCCGGGTCGTGTACGTCAAGCGCGAACACGTCATCGGCTTGCGAACCCGGGTAAAGAATCGGTTCGCGGGGTTCGGACCGGTGGCCCGGTCCGAACGCGAGGCCATGACCTTGCGGCGACTGGAAGAAGCTGGTCACCTCGGTCCGCAATGGCTGGCCTACGGAGAAGACGGAGCGGGGCGCGGCTTTCTCATCGTGGACGAGCTACCCGGGGCGGAACTGCGCACGGTTCTGGGTGAAAGCACCCTGTCGGCGGACGACCGGCGCGACCTCGCGACCCGGGCCGGGCGGACGATCGCCGAATTACACGCTTGCGGGTTCGGGACGCCCGAACTCGCGGCCAAGCACGTGTTCGTAAATTGGAAATCGCTCGCCGTCACGCTCGTCGACTGGCAGTCTGCCGGGGTTCCGGGGGCGATCACGGACGCCGACCGGGTGCGGCAACTCGCGCTCCTCCATGCGACCCTGCCCGACGCCCTGGCCGACCCACGCGAACGCCTCCGATTCGTCTGGGCGTACCGGCGAGTCATGCGAGGCACGACCGCCGACGCCCCCCGTTTCGGGTTGTTCGTCCGCGCGATTCTGGCACGCGCCAAATACCTTCGAGCCCGCTCATCAGTCCGCGATCAACGGACCGGCACGACCGGACGCAACCCGGGCCGCCTGGTTTGGCTGGCGGGCGAAGCCGTCTGCGTGGTGCCCGATCTCGCCGACGTATGGCCGACGCCGGCCGTGTGTGCGCCGTTCTATCCGTCCGAAACGGCTCCTGAAGCAGTCCCGCAGGAATGGGTCACGTTCCCCGGCGGCCGGCGGGGAATGCTGGCACGGTTTGATTCGGTTGAACCAGTTGCTCGGGCTGTCGCCGCGGTGCGGGAGCGCCCGTGGCGGTCGCCGGGGGCGACGGCCGCGCGCATTCTGTTCCACCTGGACCGCTACGGAATTCCGGCCCCCAAGTTACTCGCGTTCGGCCAGCGGTTGACGTCCGCGACGCGGGCCGAATCGTTCGTGCTGTACGACCCGGCACCCGAAACGGTCCCCGTCGCTACTCTCGCCAGGCAACGGGCCGACGACCCAGCGGAGCGGCGCAACTTGCTGCGCCGGTGCGGCTCGATTCTTCGGGCTCTCCACGACGCCGGTGTTCGGCCGATGAAAAATGGCGGGCCGGTGTTCGCGGCCCGTGTGGGGCCGGAACCGTCCCTCGTCGTCGCTTCCCCACTCGCGGTCCGACTCGCGAAACGAGTCGCCGCGGTTGCCCGGCGGGCCGACGTGCGTTGGCTGTGTACTGGCGAACTCGGATCGCTGTCTCGGGCCGAACGGGGGCAGGTCGTCCGCGGGTATCTGGGCGACCAGTGGTCTGACCGGCGCGGTCGTAAAGCCTTGCTGCGGGGGATTGTGTAA